A region of the Candidatus Anstonellales archaeon genome:
ATTATTCTGTTTGATGCTCCTGCGTGATGGAAGGGGGCGGTTATATGCACCGTGAGCCCCATTCGTCCTATAGAGCTTTTTCCTCCTATATTTGCCATTATGTCTGGAGGGAGCGAAACGCGCTCAAGAGTCATTCCTAAACATAGTTGTCCGGGCTCTAAAATAACTTCTTTGCATCTCTTTTTTTGCGTAACTTCTTTATATGACATTTTTTGTATGTCCACTGGGAGGTTTTTTGTGCTTTTATAGTTATAAAACCAAAAATCACAAGAAAGGCGAAGATCAACAGAATTTGGACCAAAGGCCTCTGGAGGTGGAGGAGGTAAAATAACTATTCGTCCATTCAAAATCTCCTTTTTTATGTCTTGGTCAGATAGGACAGACAAAAGAAAGCCCCTCTATTTTTCCTTAGTTCTATTAGTTGTTATGTTGTATTCATATTACAGTTAGTTTTCCAAACCGTCCGCAGGAGAGTTGAGGAGTTCCCTTAAATTCAGAAACCCAACCCTGCTCTATCCTTATAGTTGAGCCTTCTTTTACCTTATCTATGTCGTCTCCCCACAACGAAAGCGCTATTTCTCCGCTTTCATCTTGCAAGATAGCATTTGCAACGCGCAGCTTCTTTCCGAATTTGGTCACAACCTCACGTGGTTCTTCAAGTTTTATGATTTTGCCTTCCACGTCTACGTTGCCAATTCCAGCTTTTAGTTCAGAAATCTTTGCCATATACCTCCCTCTTGTGAAGTGGTTTAAGTAAGGGTTGATTAATACGAGTTAAGCTATAAAAAACTTTATCATGAATTAGGTGAGAAGGGAGTTTATCTTTTTGAAAGCTTGAGCTAAAATTCGTTCATTGTAGCAAAGCGAGATTCTTATGTGACTTTTATAGTTGCCAAATGACATGCCTGGAACAACAGCAACGCCGTTTTGGAGGAGCTTATCAGCAAACAGGGAAGCGTCCATTCCATTTGGAAGTGCAGGAAATATATAAAAGCCAGCGTTTGGTTTTTGGAAGCGGAGTGTGTTTGATAGGAATTTAGAGGCGAAGGTTAAGCGCCTCATACAAACATTTCTTACTTTTCTGACAAATCTTTTTTTATGCTTCAACGCTGATAATACTCCTTTTTGGAGAAAGAGAGGTACGTTGGTTATGGTGATTCTGTTTAATTGAGACAGCTTTGATGCAGTCTCTTTAGGCATAACTGCATAACCGATTCTCCAACCGGTCATGCCGAATGTCTTTGAAAATGAATTTACTATGATAAGATTAGGCGCCAGTGGGCGCTCTTTTCTTCCGTCAAAGCACAAGTCTCTATATGCATCGTCTGCAAAAAGAAGGATGCCTTTTCTTTGAGCAAGAAACAATAGCTCACTCTCTTTGTCCTCCTCAAGTGCGATGCTTGTTGGATTTGATGGGCTGTTTAGGATTATTAATCTAGTTCGACTGTCTATTGCGTCTTCAAATTTTGAGATGTCGGGTTTCCAACCATTATCTGCTGTTTCTATCAATTTTATTTTTGCTCCTATGTGTTTGCATATTAATGAGTATGCAGTCCAATAAGGGGAGGATATAATAGCGTTATCTCCTCTTTTGAG
Encoded here:
- a CDS encoding OB-fold nucleic acid binding domain-containing protein, whose product is MAKISELKAGIGNVDVEGKIIKLEEPREVVTKFGKKLRVANAILQDESGEIALSLWGDDIDKVKEGSTIRIEQGWVSEFKGTPQLSCGRFGKLTVI
- a CDS encoding pyridoxal phosphate-dependent aminotransferase, which produces MRHLLYDIFEQIYSLEKSGSKIIKLNVGEPDWKPPRAAIEAAAFSMYSGEGKYGSSSGEIELRELLSQAHECKTENITITPGSKFAIYSLLRMHLKRGDNAIISSPYWTAYSLICKHIGAKIKLIETADNGWKPDISKFEDAIDSRTRLIILNSPSNPTSIALEEDKESELLFLAQRKGILLFADDAYRDLCFDGRKERPLAPNLIIVNSFSKTFGMTGWRIGYAVMPKETASKLSQLNRITITNVPLFLQKGVLSALKHKKRFVRKVRNVCMRRLTFASKFLSNTLRFQKPNAGFYIFPALPNGMDASLFADKLLQNGVAVVPGMSFGNYKSHIRISLCYNERILAQAFKKINSLLT
- the dcd gene encoding dCTP deaminase, whose protein sequence is MSVLSDQDIKKEILNGRIVILPPPPPEAFGPNSVDLRLSCDFWFYNYKSTKNLPVDIQKMSYKEVTQKKRCKEVILEPGQLCLGMTLERVSLPPDIMANIGGKSSIGRMGLTVHITAPFHHAGASNRIMLEIKNEGPLKLKLRDGMQICQLVFERLESPTSIPYSKIGRVIKDQEKSE